One Acutalibacter muris DNA window includes the following coding sequences:
- the gltA gene encoding NADPH-dependent glutamate synthase: MPNMSLKKNEMPSQEPNVRNKNFREVALGYSSEQAIDEAKRCLNCKNRPCVSGCPVNIMIPDFIAKMAEGNFEGAYQVIAKSSALPAVCGRVCPQESQCEKLCVRGKKGEPVGIGRLERFAADWHNEHVKEAPEKPRPNGHKVAVIGSGPSGLTCAGDLARLGYEVTVFEALHTAGGVLVYGIPEFRLPKAIVQKEIDGLKEMGVKIETNMVIGRALSIDELLEDGFEAVFIGSGAGLPRFMNIPGENLKGVYSANEFLTRVNLMKAYLPGSDTPIQHAKRVAVVGGGNVAMDAARCAKRLGAEEVYIVYRRSEKELPARAEEVEHAKEEGIIFKLLNNPAKILGDETGSVKGMECLEMELGEPDASGRRRPVEKQGSEFVLDVDCVIMAIGTSPNPLIKSTTQGLETQKWGGIIVEEETGLTSRPNVYAGGDAVTGAATVILAMGAGKTAAKAIHKKLCGKES, translated from the coding sequence AACAGGCCCTGCGTCAGCGGGTGCCCGGTGAATATAATGATACCCGACTTCATCGCCAAAATGGCCGAAGGGAACTTTGAGGGAGCCTATCAGGTGATAGCCAAAAGCAGCGCCCTCCCGGCGGTATGCGGCCGGGTCTGCCCCCAGGAGAGCCAGTGCGAGAAGCTCTGTGTCCGAGGGAAAAAGGGCGAACCGGTGGGCATCGGCAGGCTTGAGAGGTTCGCCGCCGACTGGCATAACGAGCACGTTAAAGAGGCTCCTGAAAAGCCCCGGCCCAACGGCCATAAAGTTGCCGTCATAGGCTCGGGCCCCTCCGGCCTCACCTGCGCGGGGGACCTGGCAAGGCTTGGCTACGAGGTGACAGTTTTTGAAGCCCTGCATACGGCCGGCGGCGTGCTGGTATACGGCATACCCGAGTTCCGCCTGCCAAAGGCCATCGTCCAAAAGGAGATAGACGGACTTAAGGAAATGGGTGTGAAAATAGAGACAAACATGGTTATAGGCCGGGCGCTGTCCATCGACGAGCTTTTGGAGGACGGCTTTGAGGCCGTGTTCATTGGCTCGGGCGCGGGGCTGCCGAGGTTCATGAACATACCCGGCGAGAACCTTAAAGGGGTATACTCGGCAAACGAGTTCCTGACCCGGGTGAACCTGATGAAGGCATACCTGCCCGGCTCGGACACGCCTATACAGCACGCGAAGCGTGTGGCCGTGGTGGGCGGCGGCAATGTTGCCATGGACGCGGCCCGGTGCGCAAAGCGCCTGGGGGCAGAGGAGGTCTACATCGTGTACAGGCGCTCTGAGAAGGAGCTGCCCGCCCGGGCCGAGGAGGTGGAGCACGCCAAAGAAGAAGGGATTATTTTCAAGCTGCTGAATAACCCCGCCAAAATTCTGGGCGACGAGACCGGCAGCGTTAAGGGCATGGAGTGCCTTGAGATGGAGCTGGGCGAGCCGGACGCCTCCGGCCGCAGACGGCCCGTTGAAAAGCAGGGCAGTGAGTTTGTGCTGGACGTGGACTGTGTTATCATGGCTATCGGCACAAGCCCCAACCCGCTGATAAAGTCCACCACCCAGGGTCTGGAGACTCAGAAGTGGGGCGGGATAATCGTTGAGGAGGAGACCGGGCTTACCAGCCGCCCCAACGTGTACGCCGGCGGAGACGCGGTGACCGGCGCGGCCACGGTCATATTGGCCATGGGCGCGGGCAAGACGGCGGCAAAGGCCATACACAAGAAGCTTTGTGGTAAAGAGTCATGA
- a CDS encoding response regulator transcription factor: MDNESKNILVVDDDREIVRAIALTLEGEGYTVFKAYDGMEALDLVSTKNVHLIIIDVMMPRLDGLSAIMRIREGRNLPIIVLSAKGENSDKILGLSMGADDYVTKPFNPMELAARVKSQLRRYTSLGDINSRGENVIINGRLRFNLDEHVLYADDEPIKLTATETKIVELLMRNPGRIFPAEEIYSKIWNESAYSTENTVMVHIRRIREKIEINPSEPEYLKVVWGIGYKFEKH, translated from the coding sequence ATGGATAACGAGAGTAAAAACATCCTGGTGGTGGACGACGACCGGGAGATAGTACGGGCCATCGCCCTGACCCTGGAGGGGGAGGGATACACCGTCTTCAAGGCCTACGACGGAATGGAGGCTTTGGATTTGGTGTCCACAAAAAATGTACACCTTATTATCATAGACGTAATGATGCCCCGGCTTGACGGCCTGTCGGCCATAATGCGCATAAGGGAGGGGAGGAACCTGCCCATCATAGTCCTCTCCGCCAAAGGCGAGAACAGCGACAAGATATTGGGGCTCTCCATGGGCGCGGACGACTACGTAACAAAGCCCTTCAACCCCATGGAGCTGGCCGCCCGGGTCAAATCCCAGCTCAGGCGGTACACGAGCCTTGGGGACATCAACTCCCGGGGGGAGAACGTGATAATAAACGGCAGACTCCGCTTCAACCTTGATGAGCACGTTTTATACGCCGACGACGAGCCCATAAAGCTCACGGCCACAGAGACAAAAATTGTGGAGCTCTTAATGAGAAACCCTGGCCGGATATTCCCCGCCGAGGAGATATACAGTAAAATCTGGAACGAGTCGGCATACTCGACGGAGAACACCGTGATGGTGCATATCAGGCGCATAAGGGAGAAGATTGAGATAAATCCCAGCGAGCCGGAATATCTGAAGGTGGTGTGGGGCATTGGATACAAATTCGAGAAGCATTGA
- a CDS encoding NUDIX domain-containing protein, whose product MIEITLEKPDLSGSVYKRTAARGVILREGKLLMIHTDRGDYKFPGGGVEPGESLEAALRRELLEETGRELLGEPERVAVAHERRRGMTADILEMDSHYFLCRVCEEEAPLRLDDYEAEQHFAPVWISPKEAAAANRALDMEANPWLEREVLVLEALMSAGVV is encoded by the coding sequence ATGATAGAGATAACCCTTGAAAAGCCCGACCTCAGCGGCAGCGTGTATAAGCGCACAGCAGCCCGGGGAGTGATACTCCGGGAGGGTAAGCTCCTGATGATACATACCGACCGCGGGGACTATAAGTTCCCCGGCGGCGGCGTGGAGCCCGGGGAGAGCCTTGAGGCGGCGCTCCGGCGGGAGCTTTTGGAGGAGACCGGACGGGAGCTTTTGGGTGAGCCGGAGCGTGTGGCCGTGGCCCATGAGCGCCGGAGGGGGATGACCGCGGACATTCTTGAGATGGACTCCCACTATTTCCTCTGCCGGGTATGTGAGGAGGAAGCCCCGCTCCGGCTGGACGATTACGAAGCGGAGCAGCACTTCGCGCCGGTGTGGATAAGCCCGAAGGAGGCCGCTGCCGCCAACCGGGCGCTGGACATGGAGGCGAACCCCTGGCTGGAGCGGGAGGTGCTGGTGCTGGAGGCCCTGATGAGCGCCGGGGTGGTGTAA
- a CDS encoding alpha/beta hydrolase encodes MKYRNIDPELKGIAKRTPYNRAVIGCANILLPTALALTRTPSGISARSIMVQGHKGLEFRTEIFEPFGAGKNLPCLVYVHGGAFSYKASPHHKKLACIYALQANCRVYFPDYHLAPRYPYPAAYNDIISLYRYLMAEGCEKLGLAGDSAGGALAASVCNNYRREGLKRPAAQMLIYPLTDMSMQTRSMKEFTDTPLWNSKSNRRMWGYYCGPGAEERRPASPIHMVLPENIPDTYIETAEYDCLRDEGLLYGEKLKGAGAVVEINETKGTFHGYDCAVKAKITARSLQKRIGFLKKHFNA; translated from the coding sequence ATGAAATATAGAAATATCGACCCGGAGCTCAAAGGCATAGCGAAAAGAACACCCTATAACAGGGCGGTCATAGGGTGCGCGAATATCCTTCTGCCCACAGCCCTTGCCTTGACAAGAACGCCCTCGGGCATTTCCGCCCGGAGTATTATGGTCCAAGGGCATAAGGGGCTGGAATTTAGGACGGAGATATTTGAGCCCTTTGGCGCGGGGAAAAATCTGCCGTGCCTTGTCTATGTACACGGCGGAGCCTTTAGCTACAAGGCCTCCCCCCATCACAAAAAGCTCGCGTGCATATATGCCCTGCAGGCGAACTGCCGGGTGTATTTCCCGGACTACCATCTCGCGCCCAGATATCCATACCCGGCGGCGTATAACGATATTATCTCACTGTACAGGTATCTTATGGCAGAGGGCTGTGAAAAGCTTGGGCTTGCCGGAGACAGCGCCGGCGGGGCCCTTGCCGCGTCGGTTTGCAATAATTACCGGCGGGAGGGCTTAAAGCGGCCCGCCGCCCAGATGCTCATATACCCCCTTACGGATATGTCCATGCAGACGCGCTCCATGAAGGAGTTTACCGACACTCCCCTTTGGAACTCAAAAAGCAACCGCCGTATGTGGGGTTACTACTGCGGGCCGGGGGCGGAAGAACGCCGGCCCGCCTCCCCTATACACATGGTCCTGCCGGAGAATATCCCGGACACGTATATCGAGACGGCGGAATACGACTGCCTGCGCGACGAGGGCCTGCTGTATGGAGAGAAGCTTAAAGGGGCCGGAGCGGTGGTGGAGATAAACGAGACAAAAGGCACCTTCCACGGATACGATTGCGCGGTAAAGGCCAAAATAACCGCCAGGAGCCTTCAAAAACGGATAGGTTTTTTGAAAAAGCACTTTAATGCCTGA
- a CDS encoding BaiN/RdsA family NAD(P)/FAD-dependent oxidoreductase: MDCRVAVIGAGAAGLCCAYKAAGRGGVALLDGNDRPGRKLLATGNGRCNMTNLDISPEFYCGDPGLSELINAWPAQRVIGEFQKLGLMTRADGEGRVYPNSLQAASVVGTLVSACEEAGVRFQYGFRAVNISRERSGFTITGGDGSVVRARYCVLAPGGLASPGHSRGEGYSLAKNLGHSVTELSPSLVGLRARGKFTRSLKGVRCKARASLWLAGKELCGESGEVIFGDGYLSGICVMNLSVHMRGLSAKSPQLRLDLLEQMTGRELISYLTEFASKHPERRAEELFSGTLNLRLGRELVKLLGFSGTLRELGPREIKRAAELVKSLILPIEDTLGWEQAQVTAGGVPLSEVDLSSMESRRCRGLYLCGELLDADGLCGGYNLHWAFATGLTAGEHLG, encoded by the coding sequence ATGGACTGCCGTGTGGCGGTGATAGGCGCGGGAGCCGCAGGGCTCTGCTGCGCCTATAAGGCGGCGGGAAGGGGCGGCGTGGCGCTGCTGGACGGAAACGACAGACCCGGCAGAAAGCTCCTGGCCACGGGAAACGGCCGGTGCAATATGACGAACCTGGACATCTCCCCGGAGTTTTACTGCGGGGACCCCGGGCTTTCGGAACTGATAAACGCCTGGCCCGCCCAAAGGGTAATAGGCGAGTTTCAGAAGCTGGGCCTCATGACCAGGGCCGACGGCGAGGGCCGGGTATACCCCAACAGCCTGCAGGCCGCGTCGGTAGTGGGTACGCTGGTCTCGGCCTGTGAGGAGGCCGGGGTCAGATTTCAATACGGCTTTAGGGCAGTAAATATATCCCGAGAGCGTTCCGGGTTCACTATAACCGGCGGGGACGGCAGCGTGGTCCGGGCCAGATACTGCGTACTGGCTCCGGGGGGCCTTGCCTCTCCGGGACACTCAAGGGGCGAGGGCTATTCCCTGGCAAAAAATCTCGGACACAGTGTGACAGAGCTTTCCCCCTCCTTAGTGGGGCTTCGGGCCAGGGGAAAATTCACCCGGTCCCTAAAGGGCGTCCGCTGTAAGGCCCGGGCCTCCCTGTGGCTGGCGGGTAAGGAGCTCTGCGGCGAGAGCGGCGAGGTCATCTTCGGGGACGGCTATTTGTCGGGGATATGTGTCATGAACCTCTCTGTTCATATGCGTGGGCTCTCCGCCAAGAGCCCCCAGCTGCGGCTGGATCTTTTGGAGCAGATGACCGGCCGGGAGCTTATCTCATACTTGACGGAGTTCGCAAGCAAGCATCCTGAGCGCCGGGCGGAGGAGCTCTTTTCCGGGACCCTTAACCTGCGGCTGGGGCGGGAGCTTGTAAAGCTCCTTGGCTTTTCGGGCACTCTTCGGGAGCTGGGCCCCCGGGAAATCAAAAGAGCGGCTGAGCTTGTAAAGAGTCTAATCCTCCCCATAGAAGATACCCTCGGCTGGGAGCAGGCCCAGGTCACCGCCGGGGGCGTGCCCCTTTCGGAGGTGGACCTGTCCTCCATGGAGTCGCGGCGGTGCAGGGGGCTTTACCTCTGCGGCGAGCTGCTGGACGCGGACGGGCTATGCGGGGGTTATAACCTGCACTGGGCCTTTGCCACCGGCCTTACCGCCGGGGAGCACTTAGGATGA
- a CDS encoding NAD(P)/FAD-dependent oxidoreductase produces MLQISNLRLGLDFTGQDLKRAAAKKLRLPERALISVELAKKSVDARKKDQVHFVCAARARVDTDEGRLISRLKDSSVRIVEPYVLELPNAPAPELPPVVVGFGPAGMFAGLILARCGQRPIIIERGQPVEERQRAVELFWRQGRLDPESNVQFGEGGAGAFSDGKLTTGTGDGRIRYVLEELAAAGAPEEILTDAKPHIGTDRLPGVVKNIREKILELGGQVLFDTKLTDILTNSGHVSGIKVQTPDGERTIPCKKLILAVGHSARDVFALLHGKGLPMEQKPFSVGVRIEHPAALVDRAQYGIFAGHPALGAADYKLSCHLKNGRGVYTFCMCPGGTVTGAASEPGGIVTNGMSPWKRDGKNSNAALLVGVGPEDFGSEGPLAGVEYQRRIERLAYEYTGGYLAPAQRVADFMERRDSAGFDAVLPSYQPGVVPGDISRCLPGYVSDSLREAIPILGRQLKGFDSGDAVLTAPETRSSSPVRVLRGEDMQSPGLIGLYPCGEGAGYAGGIVSAAVDGIRCAQEAAK; encoded by the coding sequence ATGCTTCAAATTTCCAACCTGCGCCTGGGGCTGGACTTTACCGGCCAGGACCTGAAAAGAGCGGCGGCGAAGAAACTGCGCCTGCCTGAGAGGGCGCTGATAAGCGTGGAGCTTGCAAAAAAGTCTGTGGACGCCCGCAAAAAGGACCAGGTGCACTTCGTCTGCGCCGCCCGGGCCCGGGTGGATACGGACGAAGGGCGGCTTATCAGCAGACTCAAAGACAGCTCGGTGCGAATAGTCGAGCCCTACGTGCTCGAGCTGCCTAATGCCCCTGCGCCGGAGCTGCCCCCTGTGGTGGTGGGTTTTGGCCCTGCGGGAATGTTCGCCGGACTTATACTGGCCCGGTGCGGCCAGAGACCCATCATAATCGAGCGCGGCCAGCCCGTGGAGGAGCGGCAAAGGGCGGTGGAGCTTTTCTGGCGGCAGGGCAGGCTGGACCCGGAGAGCAACGTCCAGTTCGGCGAGGGCGGCGCGGGGGCCTTCTCCGACGGCAAGCTCACCACCGGCACCGGGGACGGACGTATACGGTATGTGCTGGAGGAGCTGGCCGCCGCCGGCGCCCCAGAGGAAATACTAACGGACGCGAAGCCCCATATCGGCACGGACAGGCTGCCCGGGGTGGTGAAGAATATCCGGGAGAAGATCCTTGAACTCGGAGGGCAGGTGCTTTTTGATACAAAGCTTACGGACATTCTTACCAATAGCGGCCATGTTTCAGGGATAAAAGTTCAGACCCCGGACGGGGAGCGGACAATACCCTGCAAAAAGCTGATACTTGCCGTGGGCCACAGCGCCCGGGACGTGTTCGCCCTTCTCCACGGGAAGGGGCTGCCCATGGAGCAAAAGCCCTTCTCCGTGGGGGTGCGCATTGAGCACCCGGCGGCGCTTGTCGACCGGGCCCAGTACGGCATATTTGCCGGGCACCCGGCCTTGGGGGCGGCGGACTATAAGCTCAGCTGTCACTTGAAAAATGGCCGTGGTGTGTACACCTTCTGTATGTGCCCCGGCGGCACGGTCACCGGCGCGGCCTCGGAGCCTGGAGGCATAGTCACCAACGGCATGAGCCCCTGGAAAAGGGACGGCAAGAACAGCAACGCGGCCCTGCTGGTGGGTGTGGGCCCGGAGGACTTCGGCTCTGAGGGACCTCTTGCGGGAGTGGAGTACCAGCGGAGGATAGAGCGGCTGGCCTATGAGTATACCGGGGGATATCTTGCCCCGGCCCAGCGGGTCGCGGATTTCATGGAGCGCCGGGACAGCGCCGGCTTCGATGCTGTACTGCCCAGCTATCAGCCGGGGGTCGTGCCGGGGGATATCTCCCGCTGCCTGCCCGGGTATGTCTCTGACTCCCTCAGAGAGGCCATACCCATACTGGGGCGGCAGCTAAAAGGCTTTGACAGCGGGGACGCAGTGCTGACCGCACCGGAAACCAGAAGCTCGTCGCCGGTGCGGGTGCTGCGGGGAGAGGATATGCAGTCCCCGGGGCTTATAGGGTTATACCCCTGCGGCGAGGGGGCTGGATATGCAGGGGGGATTGTCTCGGCGGCAGTGGACGGAATAAGGTGCGCCCAGGAGGCGGCAAAATGA
- a CDS encoding polysaccharide deacetylase family protein, translating to MHNSYRNHTSQQESRQFSFGKYTSSFQVWQHIFNQKGGVIMKKLKAPHWSTLTVILVAAVLFLAAFYTSREHKAVETAGEITNWGLSFQKEGEPPIANATSEYLSEFDSVYCMPGDEKVLYITFDAGFENGNTEVILDALKKHNVRATFFLVGNYLETQPELVRRMVEEGHTVGNHTYSHPDMSKIGDKESFKNELQKNEALYKEVTGQEMPKLYRPPQGKFCESNLKMAKELGYHTVFWSLAYVDWYENDQPTHQQAFDKLIPRVHPGAVVLLHSTSKTNGEILDELLTKWEELGYRFGDLGKDLQ from the coding sequence ATACATAATTCTTACAGAAATCATACTTCCCAACAAGAAAGCAGGCAGTTTTCTTTTGGAAAGTATACATCATCTTTTCAGGTTTGGCAACATATTTTTAATCAGAAAGGAGGTGTTATAATGAAAAAACTGAAAGCCCCCCACTGGTCCACCCTGACCGTGATACTCGTCGCCGCCGTGCTCTTTCTGGCCGCATTCTATACCAGCCGGGAGCATAAAGCCGTGGAGACCGCCGGGGAGATAACCAACTGGGGGCTCTCCTTCCAGAAGGAGGGCGAGCCCCCCATAGCCAACGCCACCAGCGAGTATCTCTCTGAGTTCGACAGCGTATACTGTATGCCCGGGGACGAAAAGGTGCTGTACATCACCTTCGACGCGGGCTTTGAGAACGGCAACACGGAGGTAATACTGGACGCGCTGAAAAAGCACAACGTAAGGGCCACGTTTTTCCTGGTGGGCAACTACCTTGAGACCCAGCCGGAGCTGGTGCGCCGGATGGTAGAGGAGGGCCATACCGTGGGCAACCACACTTACAGCCACCCGGATATGTCCAAGATAGGCGATAAGGAGAGCTTCAAGAACGAGCTCCAAAAGAACGAGGCCCTCTATAAGGAGGTCACCGGCCAGGAGATGCCGAAGCTTTATAGGCCGCCCCAGGGGAAGTTCTGCGAGAGCAACCTTAAAATGGCCAAGGAGCTGGGATATCACACGGTGTTCTGGTCCCTCGCCTATGTGGACTGGTACGAGAACGACCAGCCCACCCACCAGCAGGCCTTCGATAAGCTGATACCAAGGGTCCATCCTGGGGCGGTGGTGCTGCTGCACAGCACCTCAAAGACCAACGGCGAGATACTTGACGAACTGTTGACAAAATGGGAGGAACTGGGGTATCGCTTCGGTGACCTCGGGAAAGACTTGCAATAA
- a CDS encoding COG2426 family protein, with protein sequence MEHIVETLVHIFSGVIPAELTVFALSLMPIIELRGGILAAKLLDMQLLPAFFICLVGTLIPTPFILLFINKIFDWMKGTRFVKLVDRMEQKGRSKFEKINRYKTLGLMIFVAIPLPGTGAWTGSLAAALMKMDFKSAMLSVALGTLIADIIMCVLSYGLLGLVL encoded by the coding sequence ATGGAACATATCGTAGAGACCCTTGTGCACATCTTCAGCGGGGTAATCCCCGCCGAGCTCACCGTCTTCGCCCTGTCCCTGATGCCCATAATAGAGCTCAGGGGCGGCATACTTGCCGCGAAGCTCTTGGATATGCAGCTGCTCCCGGCCTTCTTTATCTGCCTTGTGGGCACCCTTATCCCCACGCCCTTTATACTGCTCTTTATCAACAAGATATTCGACTGGATGAAGGGCACCCGCTTTGTAAAGCTGGTGGACCGCATGGAGCAAAAGGGCCGCAGCAAGTTCGAGAAGATAAACCGCTATAAGACCCTGGGCCTGATGATATTCGTGGCCATTCCCCTCCCCGGCACCGGGGCCTGGACCGGGTCTTTGGCGGCGGCGCTGATGAAGATGGACTTTAAGTCCGCCATGCTGTCGGTGGCCCTGGGCACGCTCATTGCCGACATTATAATGTGCGTTCTGTCCTACGGCCTTCTGGGCCTGGTGCTCTGA
- a CDS encoding sensor histidine kinase — protein MDTNSRSIDPGERFRSRPSNAFKGLISWLCLLFILCAVSLLLVFAVMVLVSPGVTEYATDSVHEFAGSVPPYLEQFPGGDIVREEATDLAYEYGVKIASAIAVLLTALILVFAFRQDRRAFEAVVARWLGWIWMEIKLLVIVCFGVFLAVVISMRTPPLIFTAGVLGVLLLYLLCLDVGRNRRFFGHNIIHSVLLRVNDFHSMTTFQQRALRRAYSVSVMCAALALFGLFGYGLLVNVLPSPHRDKLALTVPFIAVVGVIGTVWWYILSLKRDLRDWNLLMDQITEMYGGNLDAVNHVPPTSNLYDCAMQLNMIRTGVQKAVEEGTKADRTKIELITNVSHDIKTPLTSVISYVELLKKEELTPAARDYVEVLSQKTQRLSVIVQDVFEVSKAATGNISLNLEDLDVGRLLKQTFVEMEEVIERSKLQFRVDIPDTPMLVHADGQRMYRVFQNLIRNCTQYSLEGSRVYVSLVAQSGVASVSIRNISKTEITMNGEDLTARFVRGDQNRTTEGSGLGLSIAKSFTEACGGRFFVRTDGDLFVATVQFPLVGGEQVQI, from the coding sequence TTGGATACAAATTCGAGAAGCATTGACCCGGGAGAGCGCTTTCGCAGCCGGCCCTCCAACGCCTTTAAGGGGCTGATATCCTGGCTGTGCCTTTTGTTTATTCTGTGCGCTGTCAGCCTTCTTCTGGTGTTTGCCGTGATGGTGCTGGTGAGCCCCGGGGTCACGGAGTACGCCACGGACAGCGTCCATGAGTTTGCCGGCAGCGTACCGCCGTATCTTGAGCAGTTCCCCGGCGGGGACATTGTCAGGGAAGAGGCCACGGACCTTGCCTATGAGTACGGCGTAAAGATCGCCAGCGCCATAGCCGTGCTCCTGACGGCGCTGATACTGGTCTTCGCCTTCAGGCAGGACAGACGGGCCTTCGAAGCGGTTGTGGCCAGGTGGCTTGGCTGGATATGGATGGAGATAAAGCTCCTGGTGATAGTCTGCTTCGGGGTGTTCCTGGCAGTGGTGATAAGTATGAGGACCCCGCCGCTTATCTTCACCGCCGGGGTGCTGGGGGTGCTGCTTTTATACCTTCTCTGTCTGGACGTGGGGCGGAACCGGCGGTTTTTCGGCCATAATATCATACATTCCGTGCTCCTTCGGGTCAACGATTTCCACAGTATGACCACCTTCCAGCAGCGGGCCCTAAGACGCGCCTACAGCGTTTCCGTTATGTGCGCGGCCCTTGCGTTGTTCGGGCTTTTCGGCTATGGGCTGCTTGTAAATGTCCTGCCCTCGCCCCATAGGGATAAGCTGGCCCTGACGGTGCCGTTTATAGCTGTAGTGGGGGTCATAGGCACCGTTTGGTGGTATATACTTTCGTTAAAGCGGGACCTGCGGGATTGGAATCTTCTGATGGACCAGATAACCGAGATGTACGGCGGCAACCTGGACGCGGTGAACCATGTGCCGCCTACCTCAAACCTCTACGACTGCGCCATGCAGCTGAACATGATACGCACCGGCGTGCAGAAGGCCGTGGAGGAGGGCACCAAGGCCGACCGTACAAAGATAGAACTTATCACCAACGTGTCCCACGATATCAAGACCCCGCTGACCTCGGTGATAAGCTATGTGGAGCTCTTGAAAAAGGAGGAACTGACCCCGGCGGCCCGGGATTATGTGGAGGTCCTCTCGCAAAAGACCCAGAGACTCAGCGTCATCGTCCAGGACGTTTTCGAGGTGTCAAAGGCTGCCACGGGCAATATCAGCCTGAACCTTGAGGACCTGGACGTGGGGCGGCTTTTAAAGCAGACCTTTGTGGAGATGGAGGAGGTCATAGAGCGCTCGAAGCTGCAGTTCAGGGTGGACATACCCGACACACCCATGCTGGTCCACGCCGATGGCCAGAGGATGTACAGGGTGTTCCAGAATCTGATACGCAACTGTACCCAGTATTCCCTGGAGGGCTCCCGGGTGTACGTAAGTCTTGTGGCCCAGTCGGGGGTGGCCAGCGTGAGCATACGCAATATTTCAAAGACGGAGATAACCATGAACGGCGAGGACCTGACCGCCCGCTTCGTCCGGGGCGACCAGAACCGCACAACAGAGGGCAGCGGCCTGGGACTCTCCATAGCCAAGAGCTTCACCGAGGCCTGCGGGGGCCGGTTCTTCGTGCGCACGGACGGGGACCTGTTCGTGGCGACGGTGCAGTTCCCGCTGGTGGGCGGGGAGCAGGTGCAGATATAA